caattttattttccttccacacttttttctttcttttcctattAATGAATTTCCAGACCTCTGATCTTTGCCTTAGGATCTTcaattcctcttcttctttgattctcttctccttcctcttctgTTCAAACATCGCTTTCATATTACTTCTTTCCTCCAAATACCTTCCTCTTCCTACCTTTCCTTTTCTCCATTTCATGTACATCTTCTtcacttctcttttcttcctagTGCAGTTTCTGTCCCACCAGTCCTTAGAACCAATCTTCctctttctaattattatttccttcCTTATCATAGACTCTTGAATTATCTTCTTAAGTTTGTTCCACTTCTCTTCAATTGACAATTCCTGATAATCATCCTCCCAGATAGCCTCTTCAGTTTTCTCTTTATAGCTTTCAATAGCCTCCCTATCCCAGCATATTTTCTATCTTGCCTCTTCATTCctatcttcctcttcttctctctgtACATTTTGATTCTTACCTAACGCCCTATCTCTTACATCTAACATCGCGACTAAAGGCATGTGATCTGAGTCCACTCTCGCATCTATTTTAAATTCCCTAATTCTATCATGCATTTCTTCGCAAACAATCATATAATCTATTACGGAGCTACCCCTAGCAcctataaatgtatattcacCTTCCCAATCACCTTTTGTTGTACCATTCAGCAAGTACCATCCCTTATTTTGAACCTATTCTACTAAGTTCCTGCCTCCATTACCTATTAATGTATCTTTACTTTTCCTTTCCCACCctccctcctcttcctccccgCCACCTAATTCTCCTGTTCTGATGTTAAAATCTCCTCCTATAATCACAAGCTCTCTATCTACTTTTTCTATCCACCAATCTAACGTCTCCGCCATCTTGTTCCAACCCTCTCTATTATATACTGATATGATATTTGTTATGTCACCTTCCTCAAGTATTTTTGACAAAACTAAaccttcctcttccttcttgATCAACTCTGATCCTTTCTTCCCCATCCCTTCCTTTTACCTAAAATAAAACCTCCCTTTGCCCTACCTTTCTTATTGACCCTAGTAGCATTACTACACATCCAAATATGCGTATCCGGTAACCTCACTTTGATTGTCTCCCAACTAACAGAATCAATCCATGTTTCACTCAGacttataaaatcaaaatctgTAATCTGTAATATAATCCGCGTCCATCGTTACCACATCCGCCAAGGACATCGAAGCTATGATGTACGAATTAAAAGGTATTCTCGCCTATTCTATTACGATAATCCAagtaatattagaatattattatattattatatataaaaataagaaatatagtAGACAATATACAGAGTTACaactataattatacatatcgCATCGATATCAAAGACCCCCAGATCCCCCCTCGAGACCGCGTGGACCGAGGCCGGGTGGCTGGGGGGACTTTGCCCCCACAGACCCCCCCTCGAGGCCGGGTGGCTAGGGAGGCTTCGCCTCCCCAGACCCCCCCTCGAGGCCGCGCGGATAGAGGCTGGGTGACTgggggggggcttcgccccctCAGACCCCCCCTCGAGGCCGCGCGGACAGTAATACAAAATGGTACAAAAACAATGCGAAAAACAAGTGTCATTTTGtctttgttattaaataaaaacgacGCGTTTGCGCCGTacggattgatcgattttgtCTATCGTTGATTCGACTCTATTAAAATTTCCCGATTTCAATATGGCGCCGTCTTCAGTCGCGTCATCTTTCGCGTCTCTGTCGAGACTGCGCATGGTTATGCGTTTCCTTTCGTCTCTCCGTTGTCTCGTGCGTGTTGCCACGGTCGTTTCTGCGCGCTAAACTttgcgatttaaaaaaaaactccaATTTTGACAACGATACGTAGTACAATGTGCATTAGAATATTTGTCGTGCgtgaaaattgtgattttgTAGCTCTTTttcgagtaaaataaaaaatctatctcACGACTGTGTTTCAGGGTGGTGACACGTAAAACAAACGTAACATTTTCACCTTTCGCCCGACTCGCTGTGCAAAAAGCACAAACGTCCCGACGAAGAACGGTACGTACAAACAGTGGAGAAGGCGCGGAACCGCAATAGACAGCATAGAAGTTGATCGTCGTGCGTTAATCACAGTGGCTAATAAGGTCTTTGGAGAAGGCAAATAGAACCATACTATCGTCAGCCAACATTTAGGTACATACATTTGTCTGTGAGCACATTCTCTCTCAActataaatagtaaaataaccTGTCAAAGTAACCTTGCACAACGTTATTGTAGATTTCGCCAATACATTGGATCCTCAAAATATGTACTATGCTCGATGCACCACTTTTGTTAGAGTCCAGCTTGATACGGGAAACTTTCACGAGGATGTTGGTTTTTATCTCGCTGTGCGATATACTAATCAAGACTTGTCGATACAAAACGCCAGAATTGTATGTGTCACGCGCTTGGAAAAAAAAGGGTAGGCAGTGCCGTTTACATTTCACGTGAATGATTAGGACTTTTTGTGTTTGCACAGGGTTCCTCTGTAGATGCTTTGAAAAGAAGTCTCATGTCATTTGGAGACATGATTGAAAGAGAGCTGCAACAGCTACAGAGACAGCGTAGCTCGAAACAAACTTACACGGTACAAATGGACGTGGCAAAATTCGCCGATACGCAGATATTCGAAACATTAAATGTCTTATCAGTCGACAAGTCTGACACTGTAGTTGCGCGGCTACAGACAGTCTCGACCATTACATTCCGGAGGTGATTTTCACCAGTTTCAGTAAAGACGTGTCTACTCAACAGACGCCGATATGTGGTacgtgtgaaaaaaatttatcagtaaattaaattttattaatatagtaGATTTGTAAAAAACATGTAAGAGAAACATTCGaaatttgaaacatatttgAAATCTAAATTGTAAATGAAATAgatagttttaaaatttagcttttcttaaaagattttatattaaatttttttttctcacactACGTTTACACGAGCATTATATCTGTAGTAATTGTTACGTCATTCGTTTACGCGCGTAAAAGACGCTAGAATATACGGATAAAATGAAACaaagttggaaaaaaataCCTTCAATGTATTCCATTTCATCAcaaacatattacatatatgtgtgtgtgtaaagctcgcgtaaacgtagtcgTACGTGTTTACGCGTGAAGCTTTTGGAGAAACTACCTTTTAATTTTAGACACGTCTAACATTATATTTGCTGCAACGTAAAGATCATGCCGACcatcttttattaatgtttacaaAAAGTTGCTGTACGTTTTATCAACCTAAAAACTAGAGAACGTATCGAGTAtcgagaaattatatttttaatataaacgtctatatttatatcattttctcAGCGTACCCATTGTAATCGCAGTGCAATGCATAAGTAATATTGAGTATTGAGCTCGTACATGTTTAGATCCTGCCTTGGCATCCACATCCACGGTGAACAAGGATACAACTGAGATTGATCCATCGTCACCTATAATACGTGAAACTATCAAAAAAGAACTCGAACTCTCGGCAAatgaaattgatttaacaagtaaacaaaaatcgaaaccaggtaatgtgaaaaatttattagtcaTTGAATCAATCTTACGCCAAATATGTCTCGTTTTTTACACATTGCGTGTCCTGATTTTTTGCAGCTTTGTCTAGAAACGACAAGCTACGaatggaaagaaagagaaaacaaaaggaaaaacaaatggaatttaaaaaacgtatgATGAAAAAGGGAGAAATGTCTACCAGTGACAGTGACGACAAACCTAATcctaaatattcaataaaagttgatcgccagtgatgaaataattaggtatagttaaacggcctgactggcaagttttTATTAAGCATAACACAACGACGTTACGACCACTATTTTGGGTCACACCGTCGTGTGACCCAAAATAGTGGTCGTAACGTCGTTGTGTtatgcttaataaaaatttgccagtcaggccgtttaactatacctaattatttcatcactggcgatcaacttttattgaatatttgatACACCTGGCCTAGTAATGGTGTCCCTACGGAAGGAAGGTTTTTATACGAAGATCGTTTTACGTCGCCTGAGAAAGACGtttcaaactattattaaccggctattgcgataaatattgccacatgcctcggtagtcgaattggtacgacgccctacacggaatgagggaggttccaggttcgaaccctggctgaggtaatatttttcgcaataaattttctttacagtatttagataattaaatcgagtcgatttaattctggaagggaagggtttttaattctaacaattactgtgttttaagtccgacaaataatcggcgcgcagttcgTTTggtaaaattacatgtatatatatagatgagACCGTCGTGTGACCCAAAATAGTGGTCGTAACGTCGTTGTGTTATGCTTAATAaaaacttgccagtcaggccgtttaactataccTAACTAAtcctaaatattaaaatatcgtagattataaatgttacatattatatgtaataatattaatcattgtaagaatattatgaatttttttttttttacatgcatatgtacatatttcgTTTATTGTATTCCGTGTATCGCAATTCTGGAAGCGCCTCCCAAGATCTACGACGTGACCAAAAACAAGAGTGAGAGTAGGGACAGGCGGTTCTACAACACTTTCTTTTTCAATCTCTGTAAGGAGACCATCGTGGAGGTCTATCGAGCAGACGACGAGAAGCCTGGCCCGAGCTGGACGAAGCCGAACGTGACGATTAAGTCCACGATGAAGATGCCGAAGAACGTCGAAGACGTGATCGAGTATGTTAACAAGGAGGTCGCTACGCTGTTTGATGTTAAAACGAAGCTGCAGTGAGAAAACATGGTGATGCGTTGGAGCAGGAACGGTAGAGACAGGGTCGACGACGTGCTGGCGAGAGAGGTTTAAGCCGAGGAGGACGAATGGACAAAGTTTCATCATGACGAGTTGACGGTGAAGACGAGACTCACGGTAGCTATACTGAACACTTTCGTGATGGAAACTGCGAACGTAATGAAAATGGTGTACGGTAAGAAGAGGAGAATGATGGTGTAGCGGTTATTAACTTTCGCAACTGAATGGAGACCGTATCTCTCGCATGTCATTGTTACGTAAAGTGaacaaaagtaacaaaataccCTCTCACAATCAGTCAATATTTTCACAAGACTGCGTTTCGGATACCGCGTTACTGTCATTCACACTTTTGTTCATTAGTATCTCAAGTGTAACATTGGCTGGTTCCTCGTTATTTGTTAACtatgtacatattttgttactcttttttcttttaacattaattaagcTGACGCGTGggaatgtttaaatatattaatagacAAACCACAGTgaggtaaaatatatatgcagaAATATGAAtgacagaaaaagagagaaagagagagagaaatgtacGTAACGCTAGCCATTCACGATTCGATACGCAAATGCCCTAGGTCagttttaaacgttatttctTATCAACGATGAGTTTCTAGCATTTAACgatacgtatacatatgtatgggCCATCATGGAACAAGTAACGTAAGACATGCGGTACTCTGTGTTTCTACgcaaaaataacaaacaatattCATCAAATATTACGAAGCGTTTTAATCACGTTAATTTGCACAAACGTATTAGGTTGGTAGTCAGAACGACGATCTCTTGTTCACGCGAATTTCATATTTTGCTTCTTCAGGGGCgtcaacaaaatatttgtgcTGCAGGTGTAGTTTGTCGAACGTGTACACGGTAGCGTCGCAAAAATTACACGCGATATTTGTGCCGTGTCGCATCGTACGTGAAGGAAAAATTTGCTACCGTGCCGTATGTAACGTGTATTTTAACGAAACAGTAGAATATAAGTAGGGAGTGTCTATATAAGTCACTTTGGACAGCAGTCACATGCTCACGTATACTTGTAAtgaacgtaataaaatttaaacggAAAGACTGACCGTTCGGGGTCATTTTGATCGAAATTCGGAAACCGTTGACGAAAGTACGTAGATGGAGATTGTAACAAACGTCGACTATACAGGGTGAGGCGCATAAATATTCAATCCTGGGGATTATTTTCTCATGAGTCTCATGTGCTTTTCTCCTGCATATCTACGAgtttcgtgaatttttttcatttttttaaataaaacgatcCGCGTATACAGGTCCTGTAATCGTGTAGAATGTCAAGATCGAATCCTATATACAGTCCGTACATTACGTCTTATTATCGACGAAACTACCTGTAATTTGTTAATGGATTGATATTCGCGAAATATGCGTTTTAAACTCAGTCGCGTCCGACCGTCGCGCGTCTGTTTCACTCGTGTAACTTTACGTTTGTGATTCAGATGTAATCATTAAGATTCACGGGAAAGCAAACGGTGGCACATGCAAACGTAACTCGGCAACTTATCTCAATATTCGGCGTTACGGCATTGATTATGTGCTTCGTCTTGAGAACGTACTGTGTATcgctgtaataaaattataaatactataacGCTCAAGCGCGATGTCTAGCCGTGTTCCTCTATACGCGAGTAACATGCGCTTTTGTATATTACTTACAACGTAACTTTTACTAACACTCTCACGTGCGAACCGCCCTGAAGAGCCTTTCTCCGTTTGCAGGGTACTCTCGTAGACGTATTCACACGTCTTTTTACGTTGGCACGTCTCAGTCGCGTCTGTAGTTGTTACAGAGCGTGTTCACGTATATAGCGTTGAATATGTACCCaaggtatattttataataaactttttctgaaaaacgaaatttttctgttttctatCACGTAGCGTGTTTAAGGAcaagaaagataaattaacttaacgaaataatttatgattgtaacacgaatatatttgaaacattGAAATTTCACATCTTAAAACAAAGCTAGATGTGTATGTAGCGCAGacgtaagtaaaatatttcgaaataatgatggcgataaataaaaagattacgaTAAGCCaagatttattcaatatatatggtatatatagaataatcgTGGAAGAtggtttttcaaaaaattaaattacacacacatgattgttataatattatattattttgatacgTCATCCATTTATAAGCGTACAAAATTTTACGTACGTATTAAGTACACTTCTGTATTATAATCCGCGTAATGTGGCACAGTTTTTCCATGTTATTCCGCAGAGTATCCGCGACGTTTtctaaaatgattaaattcaACAATACTCCATACATTCTGCCATTTTTAAGATTCAAGACTCGGTTATAAGtagaaattatgaaaattgttGCCCAATGTAGACAATAAGTCCAATAATCTTTAAATGTTTCGTAGTTGAAAATAGTcaaagaggaaaaataaagaaacttgTCGAAGAAGAGTGTTCGAGAGCGCGCGGTAGCGCGAGGAAGCGCGAGGTGGAAGACGACCACAAAGAAATGACTCAGCGagtaacacaaaaaataatatctataatagcaatgaaatatatacaagtgtTTACAGTGTACAAAGTTCCTTGTTATTTTAGCACAAGAACAATGAAGGAGAGCGCGTACTGAAGCCATACGGCAACGCGACGCAAGCAAGCGAGCANNNNNNNNNNNNNNNNNNNNNNNNNNNNNNNNNNNNNNNNNNNNNNNNNNNNNNNNNNNNNNNNNNNNNNNNNNNNNNNNNNNNNNNNNNNNNNNNNNNNNNNNNNNNNNNNNNNNNNNNNNNNNNNNNNNNNNNNNNNNNNNNNNNNNNNNNNNNNNNNNNNNNNNNNNNNNNNNNNNNNNNNNNNNNNNNNNNNNNNNNNNNNNNNNNNNNNNNNNNNNNNNNNNNNNNNNNNNNNNNNNNNNNNNNNNNNNNNNNNNNNNNNNNNNNNNNNNNNNNNNNNNNNNNNNNNNNNNNNNNNNNNNNNNNNNNNNNNNNNNNNNNNNNNNNNNNNNNNNNNNNNNNNNNNNNNNNNNNNNNNNNNNNNNNNNNNNNNNNNNNNNNNNNNNNNNNNNNNNNNNNNNNNNNNNNNNNNNNNNNNNNNNNNNNNNNNNNNNNNNNNNNNNNNNNNNNNNNNNNNNNNNNNNNNNNNNNNNNNNNNNNNNNNNNNNNNNNNNNNNtaaatttatattttccgcCGAAAAAAATCGttgttaaatcatttttaaaatatggcAAATTAAAAGGTAGAAGGCGTTTTGTAATCTGTAAAAGTACATTGACTATAATACCTATAAAAttgatgttaaaaaattttttagaaatgccAATGgttttttctgtaataacgaagcatatagaaaaatgtaataaaagtgtGCTCATTAATTCGGTAATGAAAGGTGATTTTTGGAACACAAACGTAGCTAATCaagctaaaaaaattatttttcctataattttgtattttgatgatatcgaaataaataatcctTTAGGGACGCATAGAACCATCAACAAAATTGGAGCAGTGTACTGCTCTATTCCAATTTTGCCCACGAAATATGTTAGtaaattggaaaatatttttttatggcaATTACATAACTCTCAGGATCACAACACTGTaggaaataaacaaatttttaatttcatcataGAGGAAATCATTGATCTTCAAAATAatggaattattattaacattgaTGGAGAggaaaagaacattttttttgttttaacttACATAGTAGGTGACAACTTAGGACTAAATACAATTCTTGGTTTctcaaaaagttttaattccTCACATTGTTGTCGAGTTTGTACAGTTCCTAAAGATGaattacaaaaacaaaaaaaagaaaaaccagAAATGTTAAGAACAAGAGCAAACTACTCTACACATTGTAGTGAAAAAACTTTTGGAGTTAGAGAAAATTGCGTATTTCATgtaatatcaaattatcacgtaactcaaaatttttcaGTGGACCCAATGCACGATTTATTTGAAGGGATATGTAGATAcgatttggctaaaattttgaataattttattaatacggagaacttttttactttagaTGTTTTAAACGAAAGAATTAAGTGTTTTAATCACGTTTCCGACTCTAATGTTCCACCACCTTTACAATcagaatcaattaaaaaagaactaattatattatcagcaTCTGAGATGCATTATCTAGTAAAAAATCTCTGTCTGTTCGTTGGTGATTTAAttgaaagtaataataaatattggcaattatatttaataatgcgtAAAATTGTGTGTATAGCAATAGCAGAAGCTATTAacgaagaaattattaaaaactttgaaaaattagttttCCAATACTTAACATCccataaacaattatttaaatgtaacttCAAATTTAAACATCATATTCTGCTGCACTATCCCCGAATTATGCGTGCATTCGGTCCACTCAAAAATATGTCCAGTATGCGCTTCGAAGCCAAGCACaagcaaataaaagaaactagTAAAATTATCACTAGTCGTAAAAACCCTTCGTACAGCTTAGCAGTAAAGCATCAGTTACAGTTTTCTCATAGACTAGTGCGTAATATTGGATTTTCTGATGATGATCTTTCTCATGGCATTCCTTTTGTAAAAGTTAGATTAACAAGTCAATTTGAaagttttaaagaatatttaccttcacataatttttttgattataACTGCTACTCTTGGGTAAGGATGAATGGGACGcgttatgaaataaataacgttattaattatagtaaaGACGATTTTGGCGTTTCTCtcggtaaaataaaatttataataatcggctttgaaaaaaaattttttttttgtactgcAAAATTCAAATTGTAGAACACTGTTTCCATTTAAGCGCTTTCGAAATTACAGAGACAGAAGAGTGGGGATTTGTAAGCCATGAAAATCTTGTAGATTATCGAGTACAAAATGTGCATACTATGTCCGATTCAAAACATTATGTACcttctaataattatatatattaaaaaaaacgattgataaataaaacacttgttcgtaatatttcaatctgtttttatttataagctCTCTactgtgatatatatatatatatatatatatagtgaatTGTTACTTATACTTACAGTTAATATTTCGTTGGTTCAAGACAATCAGATTTTGCCTCAAGATCtgcatttcttaaatcaaataaatataacgtaaagaaataaatatttacttgagaaTACAAAACCATTTtgatttatgaattaaaattcagtGAATTATTACTTACTTACAGTTAATATTTCGTTGGTTCAAGACAATCACATCTTGCTTCAAGATCTGCATTTTTtagatcaaataaatattgtagcGTGGCGAAGCTAGGTAATTCGGACTTTGATCAAAACGCTTGGTTGTTCCGCGCATTGACCAGTCAATCCTATGGAACGCCCGCGCTACGGGCTTTGACCAATATatcataacatatatatatgtcatggTCAAAGCCCGTAGCGCGGGCGTTCCATTAGGATTGACTGGTCAATGCGCGGAACAACCAAGCGTTTGATCAAAGTCCGAATTACCTAGCTTCGCCCCgctacaatatttatttgatctaAAAAATGCAGATCTTGAAGCAAGATGTGATTGTCTTGAACCAACGAAATATTAACTGTAAGTAAGTAATAATTCactgaattttaattcataaatcgAAATGGTTTTGTAttctcaagtaaatatttattttctttacgttaatatttatttgatttaagaaatgcagatcttgaggcaagatctgattatcttgaatcaacgaaatatttgctataagtaagtaacaatatactgaattttaattcataaatcgAAATAGTTTTGTAttctcaagtaaatatttattttctttacgttaatattatttaatttaagaaatgcagatcttgaggcaagatctgattatcttgaatcaacgaaatatttactacAAGTAAGTAACAATTCATTGCATTTCAATTCATAAATCGAAATGGTTTTGTAttctcaagtaaatatttattttatttaggttaatattatttgatttaagaaatgcagatcttgaggcaagatctgattatcttgaatcaacgaaatatttactacAAGTAAGTAACAATTCATTGCATTTCAATTCATAAATCGAAATGGTTTTGTAttctcaagtaaatatttattttatttaggttaatatttatttgatttaagaaatgcagatcttgaggcaagatctgattatcttgaatcaacgaaatatttactacAAGTAAGTAACAATTCATTGCATTTCAATTCATAAATCGAAATGTTTGTTTTGTAttctcaagtaaatatttattttctttaggttaatatttctttgatttaagaaatgcagatcttgaggcaagatctgattatcttgaatcaacgaaatatttactacAAGTAAGTAACAATTCATTGCATTTCAGTTcacgatttttcattttctaggaaatatttatttgttccaaagaaaaattgtatcttgattcaaataaatatttctttagtaCTATTGAACGAAAtcatttatcttaaaatttttctaacaaaatatttaaataaattgttaaattttttttataaacatttttggaGAATAAAACAtgtctttaataaattatttaaaatagtgtaaatgtttattagaagaaacatattataattatttaagatttaataacGATATTGCTATCGTAGAGGAAAGACGGAGGGAAAGATAGAGGGATATAGAAGAATTTGTTTACAGAGTaagtgaatattaattataattaaacgaaattACAGAATGGCTTTtaactctatcgattaaaaaaaaaaacaggccGATATCTCaattgcggaagttagagcaaccacggacatttttaaaaaaattcaaaatttttttatatttaatattcacttacttttgtgaatttttttcaaaaatccacAATACACGATACGTTTTATCCATGATAcgttttcataatattttatcatgtccgtggttgctctaacttccgcaaatattgagatatcgggctgtttttttttttaatcgatagagtctcgttcaaggaaggttggtattgaatttggcgacgatcggtaaaggggttcttttttaaaaaaattttaaatttttttagaaatgtcattctatttcatatataattcttttaaattcggttgattagacttagctttatatgcgatcaaaattatggacctttgatcgcgtataaagttgggtctaatcaaccaaatcttaaaaaatttttttaaaaaagaacccctttaccgatcatcgccaaattcaataccaaccttccttgaacgatactctatcgattaaaaaaaaaaacagcccgatatctcaatatttgcggaagttggagcaaccacggacatttctaaaaaaatttaaatttttttttaaaaagaacccctttaccgatcatcgtcaaattcaataccaaccttccttaaatgatactctatcgattaaaaaaacaaacagcccgatatctcaatatttgcggaagttagagcaaccacaacATCAAAtgtgcacatacacacacacacacacacacacacacatacacacatacggacatttttttttaggcgatatttcgacgttttacaacaatctgaacatattggcagaaaaaactcaaaaaccaatctcttcgttggtttcttctacccctatttcatatatattttttttaaatttggttgactaGATCCAACTTTATAcacaatcaaaggttcatatacgaaaatcacgaaaacaaagcttcctctatgaggaagcaaaagcACTCTCATCACAATTAAATACCCTGGATGAATCAATCTCGACAAGATcctttttttgcaaatgtgCATGCACTTCAGCAAACCAATTTCTTAACACATCCTCTGTAGC
The nucleotide sequence above comes from Temnothorax longispinosus isolate EJ_2023e chromosome 4, Tlon_JGU_v1, whole genome shotgun sequence. Encoded proteins:
- the LOC139812058 gene encoding uncharacterized protein — protein: LYFPPKKIVVKSFLKYGKLKGRRRFVICKSTLTIIPIKLMLKNFLEMPMVFSVITKHIEKCNKSVLINSVMKGDFWNTNVANQAKKIIFPIILYFDDIEINNPLGTHRTINKIGAVYCSIPILPTKYVSKLENIFLWQLHNSQDHNTVGNKQIFNFIIEEIIDLQNNGIIINIDGEEKNIFFVLTYIVGDNLGLNTILGFSKSFNSSHCCRVCTVPKDELQKQKKEKPEMLRTRANYSTHCSEKTFGVRENCVFHVISNYHVTQNFSVDPMHDLFEGICRYDLAKILNNFINTENFFTLDVLNERIKCFNHVSDSNVPPPLQSESIKKELIILSASEMHYLVKNLCLFVGDLIESNNKYWQLYLIMRKIVCIAIAEAINEEIIKNFEKLVFQYLTSHKQLFKCNFKFKHHILLHYPRIMRAFGPLKNMSSMRFEAKHKQIKETSKIITSRKNPSYSLAVKHQLQFSHRLVRNIGFSDDDLSHGIPFVKVRLTSQFESFKEYLPSHNFFDYNCYSWVRMNGTRYEINNVINYSKDDFGVSLGKIKFIIIGFEKKFFFCTAKFKL